The following proteins are co-located in the Polymorphospora rubra genome:
- a CDS encoding Fpg/Nei family DNA glycosylase encodes MPEGDTVWNTARVLERALADRILTGSDFRVPRLATTDLTGWAVRESASRGKHLLLRLRHPESDRRLTLHSHLRMDGAWRTYAPGERWTARPAHLIRVVLRTSEAVAVGYHLHDLALVPTGQESTLVGHLGPDLLGADWDEVEAARRLAAAPTVEIADALLDQRNLAGIGNLYKAETLFLRGLWPWTPVGEVPDLPALVRLAQRLLASNRGRWLQTTTGSLRRTEANYVYGRGGRPCHRCGTLVRRAEQGERITFWCPHCQPGPGTAPGRAGIR; translated from the coding sequence GTGCCCGAAGGCGACACCGTCTGGAACACGGCCCGCGTGCTGGAGCGCGCGCTGGCCGACCGGATCCTGACCGGGTCGGACTTCCGGGTGCCCCGACTGGCGACCACCGACCTGACCGGATGGGCGGTGCGGGAATCCGCCAGCCGGGGCAAGCATTTGCTGCTGCGGCTGCGCCACCCGGAGTCCGACCGCCGGCTCACCCTGCACTCGCACCTGCGGATGGACGGCGCCTGGCGGACGTATGCCCCCGGCGAGCGCTGGACGGCCCGGCCGGCGCACCTGATCCGGGTGGTGCTGCGAACCTCCGAGGCGGTCGCCGTCGGTTACCACCTGCACGACCTGGCCCTGGTGCCGACCGGTCAGGAGTCGACCCTCGTCGGCCATCTCGGGCCGGACCTGCTCGGCGCCGACTGGGACGAGGTCGAGGCCGCCCGCCGGCTGGCCGCCGCCCCGACCGTCGAGATCGCCGACGCGCTGCTCGACCAGCGCAACCTCGCCGGCATCGGCAACCTCTACAAGGCCGAGACGCTGTTCCTGCGTGGGCTGTGGCCGTGGACACCGGTCGGCGAGGTGCCGGACCTGCCGGCCCTGGTCCGGTTGGCGCAGCGCCTGCTCGCCTCGAACCGGGGCCGTTGGCTGCAGACCACCACCGGCTCGCTGCGTCGCACCGAGGCCAACTACGTGTACGGCCGCGGCGGCCGGCCGTGCCACCGCTGCGGCACCCTGGTCCGCCGCGCCGAGCAGGGCGAACGGATCACGTTCTGGTGCCCGCACTGCCAACCCGGACCCGGCACCGCGCCGGGCCGGGCCGGTATCAGGTGA
- a CDS encoding methyltransferase, protein MPVPIQPEELKQFVETDEAPAAYLDLLNAVSFRTAGAGLRLGVFEALADGPLPLDALAEHTGTDRLGLRLLVEALAGYGYLERTDAGYANSANTARWLLRSAPGTFAPVLSFWSALVTHWWHDLEESVRRGGPTGDFYAWLETRPDTLADFQTMLRRLADWLGEEIVPLVPLGAGATSLVDLGGGHASYSVAFLRANPHLRATVVDLEGALRQGAQTVAAAGVADRVDLRPGDLFGTEIGTGHDLVLLFNIVHGYQRDDVLTLLRRAAAALRPGGRVALLEPLADVPERPPGVGESFVRMFSLNLFHTQGGRAYGLDELTDLLGEAGFTDVRQTLLTRSDTDHLVVATLPSGD, encoded by the coding sequence ATGCCGGTGCCGATCCAACCCGAGGAACTCAAGCAGTTCGTCGAAACCGACGAGGCGCCCGCCGCGTACCTCGACCTGCTCAACGCGGTGTCGTTCCGGACCGCCGGCGCCGGCCTGCGGCTGGGCGTCTTCGAGGCGCTCGCCGACGGCCCGCTGCCGCTCGACGCGCTCGCCGAGCACACCGGCACCGACCGGCTCGGCCTGCGCCTGCTGGTCGAGGCGCTGGCCGGGTACGGCTACCTCGAACGCACCGACGCCGGCTACGCCAACAGCGCCAACACCGCCCGCTGGCTGCTGCGCTCCGCGCCGGGCACCTTCGCCCCGGTGCTGTCGTTCTGGTCGGCGCTGGTCACGCACTGGTGGCACGACCTGGAGGAATCGGTCCGCCGCGGTGGCCCCACCGGCGACTTCTACGCCTGGCTGGAGACCCGCCCGGACACCCTGGCCGACTTCCAGACCATGCTGCGCCGGCTCGCCGACTGGCTCGGCGAGGAGATCGTCCCGCTGGTGCCGCTCGGCGCCGGCGCGACCAGCCTCGTCGACCTCGGCGGCGGCCACGCCAGCTACTCGGTGGCGTTCCTGCGCGCCAACCCGCACCTGCGGGCCACCGTCGTCGACCTCGAGGGCGCGCTCCGCCAGGGCGCGCAGACGGTGGCTGCCGCCGGCGTCGCCGACCGCGTCGACCTGCGCCCCGGCGACCTCTTCGGCACCGAGATCGGCACCGGCCACGACCTGGTGCTGCTGTTCAACATCGTGCACGGCTACCAGCGCGACGACGTACTCACCCTGCTGCGCCGGGCCGCCGCCGCGCTCCGCCCCGGTGGAAGGGTGGCGCTGCTGGAGCCGCTCGCCGACGTACCCGAGCGGCCACCGGGGGTCGGCGAGTCGTTCGTCCGGATGTTCAGCCTCAACCTGTTCCACACCCAGGGCGGCCGGGCGTACGGCCTCGACGAGCTGACCGACCTGCTGGGCGAGGCGGGCTTCACCGACGTACGGCAGACCCTGCTGACCCGGTCCGACACCGACCATCTGGTCGTCGCCACCCTGCCGTCCGGCGACTGA
- a CDS encoding non-ribosomal peptide synthetase: MARRGLATAVRPAGIPRRPADAPVPLSPMQEGLWFLDRIEPGNPAYVLSQAARLGGVLRHDDVQAAVDDVVARHEALRTYFTERDGRVEQVVLPAGDPTVRSVVHYEDVSDRPDPEAAIVAAANAETETGFDLGRAPLLRVRLSRLGADDHLLVVSLHHIVADDRSVSVVMSEILDGQHRHRTGEGAAEPPAVQFPDHVVWQHGRMAGGAAQKQREFWTRQLAGATGMLELPTDRPRPAKQTFAGRTRSFPVPDGLAAAVDALARRTGSTRFMVFLAATQIMLSRLSGQDDVIVGSPVSIRRGPEQESIVGLMVNSLPLRTDLSGDPTLAEVLDRVRRTCVESLDHADLPFEQVVELAKLPRDLSRNPLFQVMALINPGGVPRPWKDLTLRPVGLARDTSRMDLTVAAYEFAGRLGGVLDYNTDLFDAVTIDRLVARFLAVLSVLTGDPDQRLSTLDLTGPAELADLARWNDTGRDYQSGAGLYDLFAARAALAPEAPAILDASPDALPAASGTGARPDGSAPPAAPASDIPVVTYGELDRRAGVLADRLRSAGVRPDQPVAVALPAGVAAVTGILGVLRAGAGYLPLDPAHPPARLRALLDDAGVAVTVTGAAHAAAFAGWPGTLVVLDADGHPTGAGPAAGSVVPAAGHPDQLAYVIYTSGSTGAPKGVMVGHRTAANLALAFADLHDIGPGDRLLMLPPLSFDASVGDLFPALVSGAAVVLHREPAALTGPGVLELCHRHGITLVDTAAPLWIRWVGDLATAGDTVDTGPLRAVMVGGEGVPLSAVRDWAARTNGKISLYNHYGPTEATVCATTYATVDGAELPGLTRLPIGRPVPNVRVHVLGRDLRPVPIGTPGEVYVGGTAPARGYLGAPGVTAARFVPDPFGAPGDRLYRTGDLARHRSDGTLEFLGRTDRQVKIRGHRIEIGEVEAACADLPGVSRAAVVVAEGNAGPRLVAYLVPGAGDIDVPAARAALRRRMPDHLVPSAFVVVADLPVNRHGKLDLAALPDPGAEADRPPYVPPRTDTERAVAAVWSDLLDGARAGRHDNFFDLGGHSLLAAPFVAALRARLGVDVSMRALFDTADLADLAALVDGDDTDRAAAGVELLRAEARLGDALPVAAGEPAAVPAQALFTGATGFLGAYLLADWLDHTTATVHCLVRAATPAAAADRVRANLRKYGKWRDGWADRIVGVPGDLGEPRLGLTGAAFADLADRLDAVVHNGGVVNFLQAYPALRPANVGGTLEVLRLAGTGRPTAVHFVSTLGVFLTPANTLGLVHEGDRPDDCEGIGEGYNATKWVADALVRAARDRGMRVGVHRPARITGDAVSGVGNVDDYFSRLLKTCVQLRAVPDIDDAVDLAPVDYVGAGIGHLTRTGSTGDHHFYNNRTLTFGGLAEALTGFGYPADLVPYGKWRAALLDRPDVALAGFAPMFGTQTPVRTQPTFDCSATEATLAAAGIVCPPADSALVHTYLSAFVRAGFLDPPSPGSSNG, translated from the coding sequence ATGGCCCGGCGCGGGCTGGCGACGGCGGTCCGGCCGGCGGGCATCCCGCGCCGGCCGGCGGACGCCCCGGTCCCGCTGTCGCCGATGCAGGAGGGCCTGTGGTTCCTCGACCGGATCGAGCCCGGCAACCCGGCGTACGTCCTCAGCCAGGCGGCCCGGCTCGGCGGTGTGTTGCGGCACGACGACGTGCAGGCGGCCGTCGACGACGTGGTGGCCCGGCACGAGGCGCTGCGGACGTACTTCACCGAGCGGGACGGCCGGGTCGAGCAGGTCGTCCTGCCGGCCGGTGACCCGACGGTCCGGTCGGTCGTCCACTACGAGGACGTCTCCGACCGGCCCGACCCGGAGGCGGCGATCGTCGCGGCGGCCAACGCGGAGACCGAGACCGGGTTCGACCTGGGCCGGGCGCCGCTGCTGCGGGTCCGGCTGTCCCGGCTGGGTGCCGACGACCACCTGCTGGTGGTCAGCCTGCACCACATCGTCGCCGACGACCGTTCGGTCAGCGTGGTGATGAGCGAGATCCTCGACGGCCAGCACCGGCACCGGACCGGGGAGGGGGCGGCGGAGCCGCCGGCGGTGCAGTTCCCGGACCACGTGGTGTGGCAGCACGGGCGGATGGCGGGCGGGGCGGCGCAGAAGCAGCGGGAGTTCTGGACCCGGCAGCTCGCCGGCGCCACCGGGATGCTGGAGCTGCCCACCGACCGGCCCCGGCCGGCGAAGCAGACGTTCGCCGGCAGGACCCGGTCGTTCCCGGTCCCCGACGGGCTGGCCGCCGCGGTCGACGCGCTGGCCCGGCGTACCGGGTCGACCCGGTTCATGGTGTTCCTGGCCGCGACGCAGATCATGCTGAGCCGGCTGAGCGGGCAGGACGACGTCATCGTCGGCTCGCCGGTGTCGATCCGGCGCGGGCCGGAGCAGGAGTCGATCGTCGGGCTGATGGTCAACAGCCTGCCGCTGCGCACCGACCTGTCCGGCGATCCGACCCTGGCCGAGGTGCTGGACCGGGTACGGCGGACCTGCGTCGAGTCGCTCGACCACGCCGACCTGCCGTTCGAGCAGGTGGTCGAGCTGGCGAAGCTGCCCCGCGACCTGAGCCGCAACCCGCTCTTCCAGGTCATGGCCCTGATCAACCCCGGTGGGGTGCCCCGGCCGTGGAAGGACCTGACGTTGCGGCCGGTCGGGCTGGCCCGGGACACCTCCCGGATGGACCTGACCGTGGCCGCGTACGAGTTCGCCGGCCGGCTCGGCGGGGTGCTGGACTACAACACCGACCTGTTCGACGCGGTGACCATCGACCGTCTCGTCGCCCGGTTCCTCGCGGTGCTGTCGGTGCTGACCGGCGACCCCGACCAGCGGCTGTCCACACTGGACCTGACCGGGCCGGCGGAGCTGGCCGACCTGGCCCGGTGGAACGACACCGGCCGCGACTACCAGTCCGGCGCCGGCCTGTACGACCTCTTCGCCGCCCGGGCGGCACTGGCCCCGGAGGCCCCGGCCATCCTCGACGCCAGCCCCGACGCGCTGCCGGCGGCGTCCGGCACCGGCGCCCGGCCGGACGGCTCGGCACCACCGGCGGCGCCCGCCTCCGACATCCCGGTGGTGACGTACGGCGAGCTCGACCGCCGGGCCGGCGTGCTCGCCGACCGGCTGCGGTCCGCCGGCGTACGCCCCGACCAACCGGTCGCCGTCGCGCTGCCGGCCGGCGTCGCCGCCGTCACCGGCATCCTCGGCGTGCTCCGGGCCGGCGCCGGCTACCTGCCGCTCGACCCGGCCCACCCGCCGGCCCGGCTGCGGGCGCTGCTCGACGACGCCGGGGTGGCCGTGACGGTCACCGGTGCGGCCCACGCGGCCGCGTTCGCCGGCTGGCCGGGCACCCTGGTGGTGCTCGACGCCGACGGCCACCCGACCGGCGCCGGGCCGGCGGCCGGCTCCGTCGTCCCGGCCGCCGGGCACCCGGACCAGCTCGCGTACGTCATCTACACCTCCGGTTCGACCGGTGCCCCCAAGGGCGTCATGGTCGGCCACCGGACCGCCGCCAACCTCGCGCTGGCCTTCGCCGACCTGCACGACATCGGCCCCGGCGACCGGCTGCTGATGCTGCCACCGCTGAGCTTCGACGCCTCGGTCGGCGACCTCTTCCCCGCCCTGGTCAGCGGGGCGGCCGTGGTCCTGCACCGGGAGCCGGCCGCGCTGACCGGGCCGGGTGTGCTCGAACTCTGCCACCGGCACGGGATCACCCTGGTGGACACCGCGGCTCCACTGTGGATCCGTTGGGTCGGCGACCTGGCCACGGCCGGCGACACCGTCGACACCGGGCCGCTGCGGGCGGTCATGGTCGGCGGCGAGGGGGTGCCGCTGTCCGCCGTACGGGACTGGGCCGCCCGCACCAACGGCAAGATCTCGCTGTACAACCACTACGGGCCGACCGAGGCGACGGTCTGCGCCACCACGTACGCCACCGTCGACGGCGCGGAGCTGCCCGGCCTGACCCGGCTGCCGATCGGCCGGCCGGTGCCCAACGTCCGGGTGCACGTCCTCGGCCGCGACCTGCGCCCGGTGCCGATCGGCACCCCCGGCGAGGTGTACGTCGGCGGCACCGCCCCGGCCCGCGGCTACCTCGGCGCGCCCGGGGTGACCGCCGCCCGCTTCGTACCCGACCCGTTCGGCGCCCCCGGCGACCGCCTCTACCGCACCGGCGACCTGGCCCGGCACCGCTCCGACGGCACGCTGGAGTTCCTCGGCCGCACCGACCGGCAGGTCAAGATCCGCGGCCACCGGATCGAGATCGGCGAGGTCGAGGCGGCCTGCGCCGACCTGCCCGGGGTGAGCCGGGCGGCGGTCGTGGTCGCCGAGGGCAACGCCGGGCCCCGGCTGGTCGCCTACCTGGTGCCCGGTGCCGGCGACATCGACGTGCCCGCGGCCCGGGCCGCGCTGCGCCGGCGGATGCCGGACCACCTGGTGCCGTCGGCGTTCGTCGTCGTGGCCGACCTGCCGGTCAACCGGCACGGCAAGCTCGACCTGGCCGCCCTGCCCGACCCCGGCGCGGAGGCCGACCGGCCGCCGTACGTGCCGCCGCGCACCGACACCGAACGCGCCGTCGCCGCCGTCTGGTCCGACCTGCTCGACGGCGCGCGGGCCGGCCGGCACGACAACTTCTTCGACCTCGGCGGACACTCGCTGCTCGCCGCGCCGTTCGTCGCCGCGCTGCGGGCCCGGCTCGGCGTCGACGTGTCGATGCGGGCCCTGTTCGACACCGCCGACCTCGCCGACCTCGCCGCCCTGGTCGACGGCGACGACACCGACCGGGCCGCCGCCGGCGTCGAACTGCTGCGCGCCGAGGCCCGGCTCGGCGACGCGCTGCCGGTCGCCGCCGGCGAGCCGGCCGCCGTACCGGCGCAGGCGCTCTTCACCGGCGCCACCGGCTTCCTCGGCGCCTACCTGCTCGCCGACTGGCTCGACCACACCACCGCCACCGTGCACTGCCTGGTCCGGGCCGCGACCCCGGCCGCGGCCGCCGACCGGGTACGCGCCAACCTGCGCAAGTACGGCAAGTGGCGGGACGGGTGGGCCGACCGGATCGTCGGGGTGCCCGGCGACCTCGGCGAGCCCCGGCTCGGGCTGACCGGAGCCGCGTTCGCCGACCTCGCCGACCGGCTCGACGCGGTGGTGCACAACGGTGGCGTGGTCAACTTCCTCCAGGCCTATCCGGCGCTGCGGCCGGCGAACGTCGGCGGCACCCTGGAGGTGCTGCGGCTGGCCGGCACCGGCCGGCCGACCGCCGTCCACTTCGTCTCCACCCTGGGCGTCTTCCTCACCCCGGCGAACACCCTCGGACTGGTCCACGAGGGCGACCGGCCGGACGACTGCGAAGGCATCGGCGAGGGCTACAACGCCACCAAGTGGGTCGCCGACGCCCTGGTCCGCGCCGCCCGCGACCGGGGGATGCGGGTCGGCGTACACCGGCCGGCCCGGATCACCGGCGACGCCGTCTCCGGCGTCGGCAACGTCGACGACTACTTCAGCCGGCTGCTGAAGACCTGCGTGCAGCTGCGCGCCGTACCCGACATCGACGACGCCGTCGACCTCGCCCCGGTCGACTACGTCGGCGCCGGGATCGGGCACCTGACCCGCACCGGGTCGACCGGCGACCACCACTTCTACAACAACCGGACGCTCACCTTCGGCGGCCTCGCCGAGGCGCTGACCGGCTTCGGCTACCCGGCCGACCTGGTGCCGTACGGGAAGTGGCGGGCCGCCCTGCTCGACCGGCCGGACGTCGCGCTGGCCGGCTTCGCCCCGATGTTCGGCACCCAGACGCCGGTACGTACCCAGCCGACCTTCGACTGCTCGGCCACCGAGGCGACGCTCGCCGCCGCCGGTATCGTCTGCCCACCGGCGGATTCGGCCCTGGTGCACACCTATCTGTCGGCGTTCGTCCGGGCCGGCTTCCTCGACCCACCATCTCCCGGGAGCAGCAATGGCTGA